The following coding sequences lie in one Miscanthus floridulus cultivar M001 chromosome 9, ASM1932011v1, whole genome shotgun sequence genomic window:
- the LOC136479578 gene encoding uncharacterized protein — translation MVDLFEMHKEEMTCQVVVGVFDSSICVEHEFDALEPLCMVPPDDVAELGTHDVNLLTQHTSGGTEPTNEPHAAPKNPKAASELEPDREPDIFDNKEEYVGIDDEAMYDEEPTHQTEFPQPHVDPSFDNANTNATVDPSFDFVNVEAEVDDADPLEINVLHDPENPKIVKGALFPDITSFRKAIRHYAVKTGFEFAAAGYKSDKSRFIAKCAAERCPWRIHASTIFDKKTIQIKVLPADHECATTKLTVGRMASQGWCADRLGDWIKKNPTKRIFVALKPCIDGFLAGCRPFVGVDASFLNGKYTGQLASATGVDGHNWLYHIAFGVFHSETEDNWKWFLENLHSAIGDPPGLVLCSDACKGLEKAVGAVFPQAENRECTRHMYNNFMKHYSGDVFTDHLYPAARSYTEGMFKWHMKKIFQFAPAAIDYLQEYHPRIWYKSGFSEDSKCDYLTNNVSESFNAQIKDLKGLHLHELVDMIRELIMEKRYIRKKIAQKWAEGILPGVMKDLNLISKNLKVVKVKVSDDDFAEVTLLDDWNNQRRHTVDLKNNKCSCREWQVTGKPCKHALAWILSNRGMRIDDFVHEYYSVARFKATYEDRVEPMPDRSQWPEIDLGFKVHPPLLGRAAGRPKVQRQRGCLEKNPDKKKVRCSRCGGFGHFAKTCKLEMVGEDGKTATTKKRKRTDCTLEKEAGPSNGKKKKATKKKKTPTKKKTPLKKKQKRDAAAPPPKVVRSLKDLICDGGQ, via the exons ATGGTTGATTTGTTTGAAATGCATAAGGAGGAGATGACTTGCCAGGTTGTAGTAGGTGTATTTGATAGTTCAATCTGTGTGGAGCATGAGTTTGATGCACTGGAGCCTCTCTGTATGGTTCCTCCTGATGATGTCGCAGAATTAGGCACTCATGATGTTAACCTTCTTACACAACATACTAGTGGTGGTACTGAGCCAACAAATGAGCCGCATGCTGCTCCTAAGAATCCAAAGGCAGCTTCTGAGTTAGAACCAGATAGAGAACCAGATATTTTTGATAACAAAGAAGAATATGTGGgaattgatgatgaggccatgtaTGATGAAGAACCTACACACCAAACTGAGTTTCCACAGCCACATGTTGATCCATCGTTTGACAATGCTAACACTAATGCTACTGTTGATCCATCATTTGACTTTGTAAATGTTGAGGCAGAGGTGGATGATGCTGATCCTCTAGAGATCAATGTCTTGCATGACCCTGAGAACCCAAAGATTGTGAAGGGAGCGTTGTTTCCTGATATCACTTCATTCAGGAAAGCAATTCGACATTATGCTGTGAAGACTGGGTTTGAGTTTGCTGCTGCTGGTTACAAATCTGACAAGTCAAGGTTCATAGCTAAGTGTGCTGCTGAGAGGTGCCCTTGGCGTATACATGCTTCCACCATTTTTGATAAGAAAACTATACAG ATCAAAGTGTTGCCTGCAGACCACGAGTGTGCTACCACCAAGCTAACAGTAGGAAGGATGGCTAGTCAGGGCTGGTGTGCAGATAGGCTTGGAGATTGGATTAAGAAAAACCCAACAAAGAGGATTTTTGTTGCTTTGAAGCCTTGCATTGATGGATTCCTAGCAGGTTGTAGACCCTTTGTAGGAGTAGATGCTTCTTTTCTGAATGGAAAGTATACTGGACAGTTGGCTTCTGCAACAGGTGTAGATGGGCACAACTGGTTATATCATATTGCATTTGGTGTGTTTCACTCAGAGACTGAGGACAACTGGAAGTGGTTCCTAGAGAATTTGCACAGTGCCATAGGAGACCCTCCAGGACTTGTGTTATGTTCAGATGCTTGTAAAGGATTAGAGAAAGCTGTGGGGGCTGTTTTCCCACAAGCTGAAAACAGGGAGTGTACTAGGCACATGTACAACAACTTCATGAAACACTACTCAGGGGATGTTTTCACTGACCACCTGTACCCTGCTGCAAGGAGCTACACAGAAGGCATGTTCAAGTGGCATATGAAGAAAATCTTTCAGTTTGCTCCAGCTGCAATTGACTACCTTCAAGAGTATCATCCTAGGATATGGTACAAAAGTGGCTTCTCTGAGGATAGTAAATGTGATTATTTAACTAATAATGTCTCTGAGTCCTTCAATGCTCAGATCAAGGACTTAAAAGGACTTCATCTCCATGAGTTAGTTGACATGATAAGAGAGTTGATAATGGAGAAAAGGTACATAAGAAAGAAGATTGCACAGAAATGGGCAGAAGGAATCCTACCTGGAGTCATGAAGGACTTGAACCTTATAAGTAAGAACCTCAAAGTTGTGAAGGTTAAAGTTAGTGATGATGACTTTGCAGAGGTGACACTGTTGGATGACTGGAACAACCAGAGAAGGCACACAGTAGATCTTAAAAATAACAAGTGTTCATGCAGGGAATGGCAGGTAACTGGCAAGCCATGCAAGCATGCCTTGGCATGGATACTATCCAACAGAGGTATGCGCATAGATGATTTTGTGCATGAATATTACTCTGTTGCTAGGTTCAAAGCTACCTATGAGGATAGAGTTGAACCAATGCCAGACAGATCGCAGTGGCCAGAAATTGATCTTGGGTTCAAGGTTCACCCACCTCTGCTGGGAAGAGCAGCAGGTAGGCCTAAGGTTCAAAGACAAAGAGGGTGCCTAGAAAAAAATCCAGACAAAAAGAAAGTGAGATGCAGCAGATGTGGAGGTTTTGGACACTTCGCCAAGACCTGCAAACTTGAAATGGTTGGAGAGGATGGCAAAACTGCTACAACAAAGAAAAG GAAGAGGACAGATTGCACCCTTGAAAAAGAAGCTGGACCATCAAatgggaagaaaaagaaggcaacaaagaagaagaaaactcctACGAAGAAAAAAACTCCCTTGAAGAAGAAGCAGAAGAGAgatgctgctgctcctccaccaAAGGTCGTCAGAAGCCTGAAGGACTTAATCTGTGATGGTGGACAGTGA